The following proteins are co-located in the Pomacea canaliculata isolate SZHN2017 linkage group LG8, ASM307304v1, whole genome shotgun sequence genome:
- the LOC112570732 gene encoding centrosomal protein of 128 kDa-like isoform X1 — MANGGRYTSSSTESDEYYHGSRGRHHSGDDDDRMYRLTSNLKDTTRNLKTLDRMLDSYRDVGRVQRSSNDRIRGDLDRTLEDLQEEKVRGSQLDRSYGSDTEYNGSPSGGPRRRRKKSSVRFADDMNKELHGLHQNVRDLSADQLRLEENLNREIDRRDRGDLDVRRNVRDIGSNLQRQSSDPLSSRVEQRLAAIQNEIQAERRLADRQDDLTSLSSELKQAIHQVCSQPAEERLRSHYLQAESNRYKLESELDGVRRRLDQSEGSRTALQNQVEELRAQLSRAERDRHKLKSYFDEARFEEDMKEERKRRAVEETRDRNFENEIRELRGQLTRSVGAISEMESLRRALEKSERQRAQLSDHIETLSKDLENREKQAAKVITQLKTTSDNLEDTERQKAFITQQFEDVTKRLTEVTKDLEKTSHELRSTQLALQESEKKKDEFKGRAQEAVRQWKAKVKQLERDLDRTKHGSTQIMQRNEQLIKEMENQRHHGGYAQMQLDGLKRELADALAVRAAQDEQIRLKDIEVNELKSVRMDLERDLRDTRTIAEKYENELHSLRNRVAGLSEGKHKLEDELSAADAAHRLAQGQAAQLQSELKELSTVKAELAAQLSESSAKIHDFRQRVVELQHREKAAKEETELYKQKLYEERNGLSKGYDSLKQELNEAKVREAHTLQEMNRKFKREHAEYEAAIQALKIELSEEKSASKIARRSEEKLKEDVDMLEKKLKRLEEDNSNMRVKLDLVRQEFETQKLCLPRLHTVYDFSQMAEDDISRVKRLEEQLAVTHSELEKLDKMHLTLIEDIAVEIDTLLEVASHDAATGKCQPLNGIKGLNGMVSASNLLLTEIKNKLIWLRAELRGRINRERKLRMEFQQALSATDSDRQFLVSEIVRRNEELDDLAFQKQEIALKEIETMNTVEALEDQVLDLSDELQMAKIKQKMQHSTFECEKQHIIDEMEDILDAQSEKDRINQRYIKLQETLKSLQNDLQTSGLSDHNKDRKSPCNGTKGSILRTSTPTTTPKKRNRVRIHEESATGANGNERIPSDVSATPPPMSLTDEEFIKRFLPSTPQNGNISLTEF, encoded by the exons ATGGCGAATGGAGGAAGATACACATCATCAAGTACGGAAAGTGATGAGTATTATCATGGATCTCGAGGTCGCCATCATTctggagatgatgatgacagaatgTACCGACTTACTTCTAATCTGAAG GATACCACGCGGAATTTGAAAACTCTGGATCGCATGCTTGATTCCTACAGAGACGTAGGAAGGGTGCAAAGATCATCCAATGACAGG ATACGTGGTGATCTGGATCGCACTCTGGAGGATCTCCAAGAAGAGAAAGTTAGAGGATCACAACTTGACAGATCCTATGGA AGTGATACAGAATATAACGGTTCACCATCAGGTGGACCTCgtcgaagaagaaagaagtcctCAGtgcgctttgcagatgacatgaACAAAGAGCTGCATGGGTTGCATCAAAATGTTCGTGATCTTTCTGCAGACCAGTTGCGTCTTGAGGAGAACTTGAATCGGGAAATTGACCGAAGAGATAG GGGAGATCTAGATGTACGAAGAAATGTGCGAGACATTGGCAGCAATCTTCAGAGACAGTCTTCAGACCCA CTTTCATCTAGAGTAGAACAGCGACTAGCAGCTATACAGAATGAAATTCAAGCAGAGAGACGTTTGGCAGATCGTCAAGATGACCTTACTTCTCTGTCCTCTGAACTTAAGCAG GCAATACACCAAGTTTGTTCTCAACCTGCTGAAGAACGTCTTCGGAGTCATTACTTACAAGCAGAATCTAATCGCTACAAGCTGGAGTCAGAATTAGATGGTGTTCGCCGTCGACTGGATCAGAGTGAGGGAAGTAGAACAGCACTTCAGAATCAG gtAGAAGAGCTGAGAGCTCAGCTGTCACGTGCAGAAAGAGACAGACATAAACTTAAGTCATATTTTGATGAAGCTCGCTTTGAAGAAGATATGAAAGAGGAAAGGAAACGAAGAGCAG TTGAAGAGACCAGAGATCGCAATTTTGAAAATGAGATTCGGGAATTGCGTGGGCAGCTGACACGTTCTGTTGGTGCCATATCTGAAATGGAATCATTAAGAAGGGCATTAGAGAAGAGTGAGCGTCAAAGGGCACAACTGTCTGACCACATTGAG ACTTTATCAAAAGACCTAGAAAACCGAGAGAAGCAAGCAGCCAAGGTTATTACTCAGTTGAAGACTACAAGTGACAACTTAGAAGACACAGAGCGGCAGAAAGCATTTATCACTCAGCAGTTTGAAGATGTCACCAAAAGACTAACAGAAGTGACCAAAGATTTGGAAAAAACATCGCACGAGCTTCGTAGTACACAGCTAGCTCTTCAAGagtcagagaaaaagaaggatgaaTTTAAAGGCCGTGCTCAAGAGGCAGTTAGGCA ATGGAAAGCTAAAGTGAAGCAGCTAGAACGAGATCTAgacagaacaaaacatggatCTACCCAGATAATGCAACGCAATGAGCAGCTGATAAAAGAAATGGAGAACCAAAGGCATCATGGTGGTTATGCACAGATGCAGCTAGATGGATTGAAAAGAGAACTGGCCGATGCCCTG GCTGTACGTGCAGCACAAGATGAGCAAATTCGACTCAAAGATATTGAGGTGAATGAATTAAAGTCAGTACGCATGGATTTGGAACGAGACCTAAGAGACACACGCACCATAGCAGAGAAG TATGAAAATGAACTACATTCCTTGCGCAATCGAGTAGCAGGCTTATCTGAAGGCAAGCATAAACTGGAAGATGAGCTGTCTGCAGCAGATGCTGCACATCGTCTAGCACAAGGCCAGGCAGCACAGTTACAG AGTGAACTGAAGGAACTTAGTACAGTCAAAGCTGAACTGGCAGCACAACTATCTGAATCATCAGCTAAAATACAT GACTTCAGACAAAGAGTTGTTGAACTTCAGCACCGTGAAAAGGCTGCCAAAGAAGAAACTGAGCTTTACAAACAGAAGCTTTatgag GAACGGAATGGGCTCAGTAAGGGATATGACAGTCTGAAACAAGAACTGAATGAAGCCAAG GTCAGAGAGGCACACACCTTGCAGGAAATGAACCGTAAATTCAAACGAGAGCATGCTGAATATGAAGCAGCTATTCAGGCATTGAAG attgAGTTGTCAGAGGAAAAATCTGCTTCAAAGATTGCACGCCGCAGTGAGGAGAAGCTGAAAGAAGATGTAGACATGCtggaaaagaaactaaaaag GTTGGAAGAAGATAATAGCAACATGAGAGTAAAACTTGACCTAGTCAGACAGGAGTTTGAGACTCAG aaactGTGCCTTCCACGATTACACACCGTCTATGatttt AGTCAGATGGCTGAAGACGATATTAGCAG AGTCAAGAGACTTGAAGAACAGCTTGCTGTGACCCATTCAGAGCtagaaaaactggataaaatGCATTTG ACACTCATTGAGGACATTGCAGTAGAGATTGATACGCTACTGGAAGTTGCTTCCCACGATGCAGCAACAGGCAAATGTCAA CCTCTAAATGGTATCAAGGGTCTGAATGGAATGGTTAGTGCATCAAACCTTTTGCTTACAGAAATCAAG AATAAACTCATCTGGCTCAGAGCAGAACTAAGGGGACGGATCAATCGAGAGAGAAAATTACGAATGGAGTTTCAGCAAGCACTAAGTGCCACAGATTCTGACCGTCAGTTCCTTGTTTCTGAAATTGTTCGCAGAAATGAAGAACTGGATGATCTAGCATTTCAAAAGCAAG aaatcgCATTGAAGGAGATAGAGACAATGAATACAGTTGAGGCTCTAGAG GATCAGGTGCTGGACTTGTCTGATGAGCTGCAAATGgccaaaattaaacaaaaaatgcaacacAGCACCTTTGAGTGTGAGAAGCAACACATTATAGATGAAATGGAAGACATCTTG gatGCACAATCTGAAAAAGATCGCATTAATCAGAGATACATAAA ATTGCAGGAAACACTGAAATCTCTTCAAAATGATCTACAGACATCAGGACTTTCTGATCACAACAAG GACAGAAAATCCCCATGTAATGGCACAAAGGGGTCAATACTTCGTACGTCAACTCCAACGACCACTCCAAAGAAGCGAAATCGTGTCCGCATTCATGAAGAGTCTGCAACAGGGGCTAATGGCAATGAACGCATACCCAGTGATGTTAGTGCCACCCCTCCGCCCATGTCTTTAACTGATGAGGAGTTTATTAAGAGGTTCCTTCCATCTACTCCACAGAatggaaatatttcattaacGGAATTTTAG
- the LOC112570732 gene encoding centrosomal protein of 128 kDa-like isoform X2, translating into MANGGRYTSSSTESDEYYHGSRGRHHSGDDDDRMYRLTSNLKDTTRNLKTLDRMLDSYRDVGRVQRSSNDRIRGDLDRTLEDLQEEKVRGSQLDRSYGSDTEYNGSPSGGPRRRRKKSSVRFADDMNKELHGLHQNVRDLSADQLRLEENLNREIDRRDRGDLDVRRNVRDIGSNLQRQSSDPLSSRVEQRLAAIQNEIQAERRLADRQDDLTSLSSELKQAIHQVCSQPAEERLRSHYLQAESNRYKLESELDGVRRRLDQSEGSRTALQNQVEELRAQLSRAERDRHKLKSYFDEARFEEDMKEERKRRAVEETRDRNFENEIRELRGQLTRSVGAISEMESLRRALEKSERQRAQLSDHIETLSKDLENREKQAAKVITQLKTTSDNLEDTERQKAFITQQFEDVTKRLTEVTKDLEKTSHELRSTQLALQESEKKKDEFKGRAQEAVRQWKAKVKQLERDLDRTKHGSTQIMQRNEQLIKEMENQRHHGGYAQMQLDGLKRELADALAVRAAQDEQIRLKDIEVNELKSVRMDLERDLRDTRTIAEKYENELHSLRNRVAGLSEGKHKLEDELSAADAAHRLAQGQAAQLQSELKELSTVKAELAAQLSESSAKIHDFRQRVVELQHREKAAKEETELYKQKLYEERNGLSKGYDSLKQELNEAKVREAHTLQEMNRKFKREHAEYEAAIQALKIELSEEKSASKIARRSEEKLKEDVDMLEKKLKRLEEDNSNMRVKLDLVRQEFETQKLCLPRLHTVYDFSQMAEDDISRVKRLEEQLAVTHSELEKLDKMHLTLIEDIAVEIDTLLEVASHDAATGKCQPLNGIKGLNGMVSASNLLLTEIKNKLIWLRAELRGRINRERKLRMEFQQALSATDSDRQFLVSEIVRRNEELDDLAFQKQEIALKEIETMNTVEALEDQVLDLSDELQMAKIKQKMQHSTFECEKQHIIDEMEDILDAQSEKDRINQRYIKLQETLKSLQNDLQTSGLSDHKDRKSPCNGTKGSILRTSTPTTTPKKRNRVRIHEESATGANGNERIPSDVSATPPPMSLTDEEFIKRFLPSTPQNGNISLTEF; encoded by the exons ATGGCGAATGGAGGAAGATACACATCATCAAGTACGGAAAGTGATGAGTATTATCATGGATCTCGAGGTCGCCATCATTctggagatgatgatgacagaatgTACCGACTTACTTCTAATCTGAAG GATACCACGCGGAATTTGAAAACTCTGGATCGCATGCTTGATTCCTACAGAGACGTAGGAAGGGTGCAAAGATCATCCAATGACAGG ATACGTGGTGATCTGGATCGCACTCTGGAGGATCTCCAAGAAGAGAAAGTTAGAGGATCACAACTTGACAGATCCTATGGA AGTGATACAGAATATAACGGTTCACCATCAGGTGGACCTCgtcgaagaagaaagaagtcctCAGtgcgctttgcagatgacatgaACAAAGAGCTGCATGGGTTGCATCAAAATGTTCGTGATCTTTCTGCAGACCAGTTGCGTCTTGAGGAGAACTTGAATCGGGAAATTGACCGAAGAGATAG GGGAGATCTAGATGTACGAAGAAATGTGCGAGACATTGGCAGCAATCTTCAGAGACAGTCTTCAGACCCA CTTTCATCTAGAGTAGAACAGCGACTAGCAGCTATACAGAATGAAATTCAAGCAGAGAGACGTTTGGCAGATCGTCAAGATGACCTTACTTCTCTGTCCTCTGAACTTAAGCAG GCAATACACCAAGTTTGTTCTCAACCTGCTGAAGAACGTCTTCGGAGTCATTACTTACAAGCAGAATCTAATCGCTACAAGCTGGAGTCAGAATTAGATGGTGTTCGCCGTCGACTGGATCAGAGTGAGGGAAGTAGAACAGCACTTCAGAATCAG gtAGAAGAGCTGAGAGCTCAGCTGTCACGTGCAGAAAGAGACAGACATAAACTTAAGTCATATTTTGATGAAGCTCGCTTTGAAGAAGATATGAAAGAGGAAAGGAAACGAAGAGCAG TTGAAGAGACCAGAGATCGCAATTTTGAAAATGAGATTCGGGAATTGCGTGGGCAGCTGACACGTTCTGTTGGTGCCATATCTGAAATGGAATCATTAAGAAGGGCATTAGAGAAGAGTGAGCGTCAAAGGGCACAACTGTCTGACCACATTGAG ACTTTATCAAAAGACCTAGAAAACCGAGAGAAGCAAGCAGCCAAGGTTATTACTCAGTTGAAGACTACAAGTGACAACTTAGAAGACACAGAGCGGCAGAAAGCATTTATCACTCAGCAGTTTGAAGATGTCACCAAAAGACTAACAGAAGTGACCAAAGATTTGGAAAAAACATCGCACGAGCTTCGTAGTACACAGCTAGCTCTTCAAGagtcagagaaaaagaaggatgaaTTTAAAGGCCGTGCTCAAGAGGCAGTTAGGCA ATGGAAAGCTAAAGTGAAGCAGCTAGAACGAGATCTAgacagaacaaaacatggatCTACCCAGATAATGCAACGCAATGAGCAGCTGATAAAAGAAATGGAGAACCAAAGGCATCATGGTGGTTATGCACAGATGCAGCTAGATGGATTGAAAAGAGAACTGGCCGATGCCCTG GCTGTACGTGCAGCACAAGATGAGCAAATTCGACTCAAAGATATTGAGGTGAATGAATTAAAGTCAGTACGCATGGATTTGGAACGAGACCTAAGAGACACACGCACCATAGCAGAGAAG TATGAAAATGAACTACATTCCTTGCGCAATCGAGTAGCAGGCTTATCTGAAGGCAAGCATAAACTGGAAGATGAGCTGTCTGCAGCAGATGCTGCACATCGTCTAGCACAAGGCCAGGCAGCACAGTTACAG AGTGAACTGAAGGAACTTAGTACAGTCAAAGCTGAACTGGCAGCACAACTATCTGAATCATCAGCTAAAATACAT GACTTCAGACAAAGAGTTGTTGAACTTCAGCACCGTGAAAAGGCTGCCAAAGAAGAAACTGAGCTTTACAAACAGAAGCTTTatgag GAACGGAATGGGCTCAGTAAGGGATATGACAGTCTGAAACAAGAACTGAATGAAGCCAAG GTCAGAGAGGCACACACCTTGCAGGAAATGAACCGTAAATTCAAACGAGAGCATGCTGAATATGAAGCAGCTATTCAGGCATTGAAG attgAGTTGTCAGAGGAAAAATCTGCTTCAAAGATTGCACGCCGCAGTGAGGAGAAGCTGAAAGAAGATGTAGACATGCtggaaaagaaactaaaaag GTTGGAAGAAGATAATAGCAACATGAGAGTAAAACTTGACCTAGTCAGACAGGAGTTTGAGACTCAG aaactGTGCCTTCCACGATTACACACCGTCTATGatttt AGTCAGATGGCTGAAGACGATATTAGCAG AGTCAAGAGACTTGAAGAACAGCTTGCTGTGACCCATTCAGAGCtagaaaaactggataaaatGCATTTG ACACTCATTGAGGACATTGCAGTAGAGATTGATACGCTACTGGAAGTTGCTTCCCACGATGCAGCAACAGGCAAATGTCAA CCTCTAAATGGTATCAAGGGTCTGAATGGAATGGTTAGTGCATCAAACCTTTTGCTTACAGAAATCAAG AATAAACTCATCTGGCTCAGAGCAGAACTAAGGGGACGGATCAATCGAGAGAGAAAATTACGAATGGAGTTTCAGCAAGCACTAAGTGCCACAGATTCTGACCGTCAGTTCCTTGTTTCTGAAATTGTTCGCAGAAATGAAGAACTGGATGATCTAGCATTTCAAAAGCAAG aaatcgCATTGAAGGAGATAGAGACAATGAATACAGTTGAGGCTCTAGAG GATCAGGTGCTGGACTTGTCTGATGAGCTGCAAATGgccaaaattaaacaaaaaatgcaacacAGCACCTTTGAGTGTGAGAAGCAACACATTATAGATGAAATGGAAGACATCTTG gatGCACAATCTGAAAAAGATCGCATTAATCAGAGATACATAAA ATTGCAGGAAACACTGAAATCTCTTCAAAATGATCTACAGACATCAGGACTTTCTGATCACA AGGACAGAAAATCCCCATGTAATGGCACAAAGGGGTCAATACTTCGTACGTCAACTCCAACGACCACTCCAAAGAAGCGAAATCGTGTCCGCATTCATGAAGAGTCTGCAACAGGGGCTAATGGCAATGAACGCATACCCAGTGATGTTAGTGCCACCCCTCCGCCCATGTCTTTAACTGATGAGGAGTTTATTAAGAGGTTCCTTCCATCTACTCCACAGAatggaaatatttcattaacGGAATTTTAG
- the LOC112570732 gene encoding centrosomal protein of 128 kDa-like isoform X3 codes for MANGGRYTSSSTESDEYYHGSRGRHHSGDDDDRMYRLTSNLKDTTRNLKTLDRMLDSYRDVGRVQRSSNDRIRGDLDRTLEDLQEEKVRGSQLDRSYGSDTEYNGSPSGGPRRRRKKSSVRFADDMNKELHGLHQNVRDLSADQLRLEENLNREIDRRDRGDLDVRRNVRDIGSNLQRQSSDPLSSRVEQRLAAIQNEIQAERRLADRQDDLTSLSSELKQAIHQVCSQPAEERLRSHYLQAESNRYKLESELDGVRRRLDQSEGSRTALQNQVEELRAQLSRAERDRHKLKSYFDEARFEEDMKEERKRRAVEETRDRNFENEIRELRGQLTRSVGAISEMESLRRALEKSERQRAQLSDHIETLSKDLENREKQAAKVITQLKTTSDNLEDTERQKAFITQQFEDVTKRLTEVTKDLEKTSHELRSTQLALQESEKKKDEFKGRAQEAVRQWKAKVKQLERDLDRTKHGSTQIMQRNEQLIKEMENQRHHGGYAQMQLDGLKRELADALAVRAAQDEQIRLKDIEVNELKSVRMDLERDLRDTRTIAEKYENELHSLRNRVAGLSEGKHKLEDELSAADAAHRLAQGQAAQLQSELKELSTVKAELAAQLSESSAKIHDFRQRVVELQHREKAAKEETELYKQKLYEERNGLSKGYDSLKQELNEAKVREAHTLQEMNRKFKREHAEYEAAIQALKIELSEEKSASKIARRSEEKLKEDVDMLEKKLKRLEEDNSNMRVKLDLVRQEFETQSQMAEDDISRVKRLEEQLAVTHSELEKLDKMHLTLIEDIAVEIDTLLEVASHDAATGKCQPLNGIKGLNGMVSASNLLLTEIKNKLIWLRAELRGRINRERKLRMEFQQALSATDSDRQFLVSEIVRRNEELDDLAFQKQEIALKEIETMNTVEALEDQVLDLSDELQMAKIKQKMQHSTFECEKQHIIDEMEDILDAQSEKDRINQRYIKLQETLKSLQNDLQTSGLSDHNKDRKSPCNGTKGSILRTSTPTTTPKKRNRVRIHEESATGANGNERIPSDVSATPPPMSLTDEEFIKRFLPSTPQNGNISLTEF; via the exons ATGGCGAATGGAGGAAGATACACATCATCAAGTACGGAAAGTGATGAGTATTATCATGGATCTCGAGGTCGCCATCATTctggagatgatgatgacagaatgTACCGACTTACTTCTAATCTGAAG GATACCACGCGGAATTTGAAAACTCTGGATCGCATGCTTGATTCCTACAGAGACGTAGGAAGGGTGCAAAGATCATCCAATGACAGG ATACGTGGTGATCTGGATCGCACTCTGGAGGATCTCCAAGAAGAGAAAGTTAGAGGATCACAACTTGACAGATCCTATGGA AGTGATACAGAATATAACGGTTCACCATCAGGTGGACCTCgtcgaagaagaaagaagtcctCAGtgcgctttgcagatgacatgaACAAAGAGCTGCATGGGTTGCATCAAAATGTTCGTGATCTTTCTGCAGACCAGTTGCGTCTTGAGGAGAACTTGAATCGGGAAATTGACCGAAGAGATAG GGGAGATCTAGATGTACGAAGAAATGTGCGAGACATTGGCAGCAATCTTCAGAGACAGTCTTCAGACCCA CTTTCATCTAGAGTAGAACAGCGACTAGCAGCTATACAGAATGAAATTCAAGCAGAGAGACGTTTGGCAGATCGTCAAGATGACCTTACTTCTCTGTCCTCTGAACTTAAGCAG GCAATACACCAAGTTTGTTCTCAACCTGCTGAAGAACGTCTTCGGAGTCATTACTTACAAGCAGAATCTAATCGCTACAAGCTGGAGTCAGAATTAGATGGTGTTCGCCGTCGACTGGATCAGAGTGAGGGAAGTAGAACAGCACTTCAGAATCAG gtAGAAGAGCTGAGAGCTCAGCTGTCACGTGCAGAAAGAGACAGACATAAACTTAAGTCATATTTTGATGAAGCTCGCTTTGAAGAAGATATGAAAGAGGAAAGGAAACGAAGAGCAG TTGAAGAGACCAGAGATCGCAATTTTGAAAATGAGATTCGGGAATTGCGTGGGCAGCTGACACGTTCTGTTGGTGCCATATCTGAAATGGAATCATTAAGAAGGGCATTAGAGAAGAGTGAGCGTCAAAGGGCACAACTGTCTGACCACATTGAG ACTTTATCAAAAGACCTAGAAAACCGAGAGAAGCAAGCAGCCAAGGTTATTACTCAGTTGAAGACTACAAGTGACAACTTAGAAGACACAGAGCGGCAGAAAGCATTTATCACTCAGCAGTTTGAAGATGTCACCAAAAGACTAACAGAAGTGACCAAAGATTTGGAAAAAACATCGCACGAGCTTCGTAGTACACAGCTAGCTCTTCAAGagtcagagaaaaagaaggatgaaTTTAAAGGCCGTGCTCAAGAGGCAGTTAGGCA ATGGAAAGCTAAAGTGAAGCAGCTAGAACGAGATCTAgacagaacaaaacatggatCTACCCAGATAATGCAACGCAATGAGCAGCTGATAAAAGAAATGGAGAACCAAAGGCATCATGGTGGTTATGCACAGATGCAGCTAGATGGATTGAAAAGAGAACTGGCCGATGCCCTG GCTGTACGTGCAGCACAAGATGAGCAAATTCGACTCAAAGATATTGAGGTGAATGAATTAAAGTCAGTACGCATGGATTTGGAACGAGACCTAAGAGACACACGCACCATAGCAGAGAAG TATGAAAATGAACTACATTCCTTGCGCAATCGAGTAGCAGGCTTATCTGAAGGCAAGCATAAACTGGAAGATGAGCTGTCTGCAGCAGATGCTGCACATCGTCTAGCACAAGGCCAGGCAGCACAGTTACAG AGTGAACTGAAGGAACTTAGTACAGTCAAAGCTGAACTGGCAGCACAACTATCTGAATCATCAGCTAAAATACAT GACTTCAGACAAAGAGTTGTTGAACTTCAGCACCGTGAAAAGGCTGCCAAAGAAGAAACTGAGCTTTACAAACAGAAGCTTTatgag GAACGGAATGGGCTCAGTAAGGGATATGACAGTCTGAAACAAGAACTGAATGAAGCCAAG GTCAGAGAGGCACACACCTTGCAGGAAATGAACCGTAAATTCAAACGAGAGCATGCTGAATATGAAGCAGCTATTCAGGCATTGAAG attgAGTTGTCAGAGGAAAAATCTGCTTCAAAGATTGCACGCCGCAGTGAGGAGAAGCTGAAAGAAGATGTAGACATGCtggaaaagaaactaaaaag GTTGGAAGAAGATAATAGCAACATGAGAGTAAAACTTGACCTAGTCAGACAGGAGTTTGAGACTCAG AGTCAGATGGCTGAAGACGATATTAGCAG AGTCAAGAGACTTGAAGAACAGCTTGCTGTGACCCATTCAGAGCtagaaaaactggataaaatGCATTTG ACACTCATTGAGGACATTGCAGTAGAGATTGATACGCTACTGGAAGTTGCTTCCCACGATGCAGCAACAGGCAAATGTCAA CCTCTAAATGGTATCAAGGGTCTGAATGGAATGGTTAGTGCATCAAACCTTTTGCTTACAGAAATCAAG AATAAACTCATCTGGCTCAGAGCAGAACTAAGGGGACGGATCAATCGAGAGAGAAAATTACGAATGGAGTTTCAGCAAGCACTAAGTGCCACAGATTCTGACCGTCAGTTCCTTGTTTCTGAAATTGTTCGCAGAAATGAAGAACTGGATGATCTAGCATTTCAAAAGCAAG aaatcgCATTGAAGGAGATAGAGACAATGAATACAGTTGAGGCTCTAGAG GATCAGGTGCTGGACTTGTCTGATGAGCTGCAAATGgccaaaattaaacaaaaaatgcaacacAGCACCTTTGAGTGTGAGAAGCAACACATTATAGATGAAATGGAAGACATCTTG gatGCACAATCTGAAAAAGATCGCATTAATCAGAGATACATAAA ATTGCAGGAAACACTGAAATCTCTTCAAAATGATCTACAGACATCAGGACTTTCTGATCACAACAAG GACAGAAAATCCCCATGTAATGGCACAAAGGGGTCAATACTTCGTACGTCAACTCCAACGACCACTCCAAAGAAGCGAAATCGTGTCCGCATTCATGAAGAGTCTGCAACAGGGGCTAATGGCAATGAACGCATACCCAGTGATGTTAGTGCCACCCCTCCGCCCATGTCTTTAACTGATGAGGAGTTTATTAAGAGGTTCCTTCCATCTACTCCACAGAatggaaatatttcattaacGGAATTTTAG